The genomic interval CTTGGATATAACGGTTTCAGCCACACCTGGGTTCTCCAATAAAAACTCCTTCAAACCGGAGTTGACTACGCTGCGAACTATACCACGAACCTCACCGTTACCCAACTTGGTTTTGGTTTGACCTTCAAACTGTGGTTCTTCAAGCCGTACACTCACTACAGCGGTCAAACCCTCACGCACATCCTGGCCAGACAACTTCTCATCATCTAAGATGCCCTTGTCACTACCAACCTGGTTTATAACTCTGGTTAAAGCGGATTTAAAACCACTTAGGTGTGTACCTCCATCCTTTGTATTGATGTTGTTTGCAAAAGACAGTACTTTCTGGCTGTATCCATCCGTATACTGTAGAGAAACCTCTACCTCCACATTGTCAACCGCATCGGTTATATAGATCGGTTCCGGATGCAAAACCTCTTTAGTATCATTAATCTTCTCAACAAAGGATTTGATACCTCCCTCGAAATGGAATGAATCGGTTCTACCGTTCCTACCATCCTTCAAATCGATTTGAAGACCCTTGTTAAGAAAAGCCAGCTCACGCATACGAGACAAAACACGGCTGTAATCCAGTTTGATTTCATCAAATATCTTGGGATCAGGTTTGAAAGAGATGGTTGTCCCGGTCTCACTGGAACTACCAACCCGCTTCAACTCAGTTACAGGTAAACCACGTTCATACCTCTGACAATAAACACCACCATCCCTCCTAACAGTCACTTCAAGCCATTGAGAGAGAGCGTTAACAACCGAAACACCAACACCATGCAACCCTCCAGAAACCTTGTAGGTTTTACGGTCAAACTTCCCTCCAGCATGAAGCTTGGTCATAACAACCTCAACACCGCTCTTACCAAGTTCAGGATGTTTATCTATCGGAACACCACGACCGTTATCACTGATCGTAACAGTCTCCCCATCCTCAACTGTGACATCTATCCGATCGCAATATCCAGCCATAGCCTCATCTATGCTGTTGTCAA from Methanonatronarchaeum thermophilum carries:
- the gyrB gene encoding DNA topoisomerase (ATP-hydrolyzing) subunit B encodes the protein MGIEYSSRDIEILEGLKAVRKRPSMYIGSTGPEGLHHLIYEVVDNSIDEAMAGYCDRIDVTVEDGETVTISDNGRGVPIDKHPELGKSGVEVVMTKLHAGGKFDRKTYKVSGGLHGVGVSVVNALSQWLEVTVRRDGGVYCQRYERGLPVTELKRVGSSSETGTTISFKPDPKIFDEIKLDYSRVLSRMRELAFLNKGLQIDLKDGRNGRTDSFHFEGGIKSFVEKINDTKEVLHPEPIYITDAVDNVEVEVSLQYTDGYSQKVLSFANNINTKDGGTHLSGFKSALTRVINQVGSDKGILDDEKLSGQDVREGLTAVVSVRLEEPQFEGQTKTKLGNGEVRGIVRSVVNSGLKEFLLENPGVAETVISKSVQAMRARKAAKEARELTRRKSALESTKLPGKLSDCTSRDPELSELFVVEGDSAGGSAKQARDRRFQAILPLKGKILNVEKARLDRILDNKEIKSLITAIGTGIGDEFDIENRRYDKIIIMTDADVDGAHISTLLLTFLYRYMKPLIEEGMVYLARPPLYKITGRGKSKYVYTEQQKQKTLQEINNPGIQRYKGLGEMSPQQLWETTMNPENRILLQIQNPDDVGADELFTMLMGEKVEPRRNFIIENASEVTNLDI